Part of the Subtercola frigoramans genome, GGCACCGGGGTAGCCGTGTCTGCGAGGGCACCCTGTGCCGGCACCGACACTCCACCTGCGGCGACCACACAGAGCACCAGGGCCGGTGCAACTGTTCCGGTGAAGCGGGTGATCGATCGTCGACCGCGCCTGACTCCGGACTCGATGGCGTTCGTTCGCGACGGAGAGAACCGGGTGCCTCGAGGGAGCGCCGGCGGTTTGCGGCGCGGTCCGCGGGACTTCTTCATGTGGTTGAGCCCCAGGAGGAGCAGCACGAGCCCGGCGAGGAGAAAGACAGCGCCGGCAAGGATCAGCGGCATGGCCGCAGGCGTGCTGTTGTCGAGAGGCCACGAGATGCTCACCGTCGTGGGCGCGGGGGCCGTGCCGTCGTCGGCAACGATCAGCGAGTAGCCTGCCGGCAGGTTGAACGTGCGTGACATCGATGTGTCAGCGGAATACTCCTCGAGCCAGAGGTCGGAACCAGCGGGATTCGCGGAACCACTCGTGACGTTCGCTGCAGCGGCGGTTGTGGTGTCTGCGGGAACGATCGTCGACGTCAGGGAGGGCTTGTCGCCACCCTGGAAATCGATCTGCGCGAAGCTCGAACCATTCAGCCAGGCCTTCACGTCGTCGGTTCGGCCGTAGGCGACGAAGACCTTCGGGCTGCCGGAGAGAGTGACCGTCTGGTCGCCTCCCAGTGCCTTGAGAACGTCACTGTCGATGTAGACGTACGGAGTGCTCACCGACTGGCTGGTTTCGACCTTCAGCGATGAGGGCGGCAGGAGCACGGTTCGCTCGGCGATACCGATGCCGATGAGCGCTGTCGCAACAACGAAAGCGAAGATCGCAAGAATGAATCGCACGTGATTTCTCCAGACACAAAGACATTAAAAGATAGCTGATCCTCCTTGTGAATGCTCCCAGACTTCTGCGCTGTCATGTGCAGGGGCTAGATTTGCAGCAGACCGAGGGAGCAGATGCAGGTGAAAGTGAAGAACGCCTTCACGCTGGGCCTCGTGGGAACGCTGGGCGTCGGCCTCGGCGTGGTGATCCTTCTGGCCATCGGAAACCTGGCCACAGTTCTCACCTACATCGGCATCGCCGTCTTTCTGGCGCTCGGCCTCGACCCGATCGTGTCCTGGCTCGAACGACACCATTTCCGCCGACCGGTCGCCATCCTGGTGGTCGTGATCGGCGTCGCCGGGATCATCACCGGCCTCGTCTTCGCTGTGCTGCCGATCATCATCGACCAGCTGACTCAGCTGTTCGCCCAGATACCGCATCTTGCCTCGTTGCTCCAGTCGTCGAGCTGGGCGTCTAACCTGACTGACAGCCTGGGCGGCTTCATCGATGTTCAGGCGGTCGTCGACGCCGTGACGAAGTACCTCCAGGATCCCGGCAACATCACCACGATCGCCGGTGGCGCACTGGCGGTTGGCGTCGGCATCGCAAACGGCATCTTCGGCACGGTGATCGTGGTCATCCTGACTCTTTTCTTCACGGCCAATCTCGCCCTGATGAAGAGGTCGGTCTACCTCCTCGTGCCGGCCAGCAAACGCGAACGGTTCGCCGACCTCG contains:
- a CDS encoding AI-2E family transporter encodes the protein MKVKNAFTLGLVGTLGVGLGVVILLAIGNLATVLTYIGIAVFLALGLDPIVSWLERHHFRRPVAILVVVIGVAGIITGLVFAVLPIIIDQLTQLFAQIPHLASLLQSSSWASNLTDSLGGFIDVQAVVDAVTKYLQDPGNITTIAGGALAVGVGIANGIFGTVIVVILTLFFTANLALMKRSVYLLVPASKRERFADLGEQVTEAVGRYVIGQVTLALCNGVLSFVFLSIIQAPYAAVLAFIAGMLSLIPLVGTISGSVIIVAVCLIPGVGSPLTALVAAIYYLVYMQVEAYLLSPNIMKRAVSVPGSVVVIAALAGGSLLGVLGALVAIPIAASIMLIVKQVVIPIQNER